A stretch of Komagataella phaffii GS115 chromosome 2, complete sequence DNA encodes these proteins:
- a CDS encoding Homodimeric Zn2Cys6 zinc finger transcription factor, which produces MSNVEDTYHSSSETPEIKSPTLNGTTSDTKGNLSGSALKRRAVACKSCHSLKVKCVPVDVNDPGGPCIRCEKAKRECKIDVSQLRKKKTKKVDKPSTSTTDLEKKVIFLENELRKQKAINSKLGYHPGNTGSIPQVYPINSPQQFGNASVHSDNSSAASQNYIPQQQKVYLNPEGAYQDELNLLDDIYNAVDRQKISEVRSLADTRTSYLENRYSKEKYNVIKLGILTIEEAEERLHVFNTKLHKKFPFVDIPFFASIDEFMNEQPILFITVMSITSMCVSKSVDQKQMYLDQLAIQAITAEILIIGKKTLELLKSLLLLNIWYNTPELFDHRRYHIFNSLCEVMVSDLGLTNLASYFFSGEEGIVKKSQRLSENDTIECRALLLMVFSTSVCTSLFLRRPIRVVWSEYLEQSCALLESSNESKYRYISLYGRLNHILEKIYHAIHSHEDPISSECSSSRIRYTINQVQLELNQIKLKINNDPYLGIYYYSVQAYLYEPELQKFATIHSLVQGSTQLPHYVVNSIDLCAQSCFSAIRLFCSLAPEDVAVLPLFYSSRVIYTSGMLLRLRYLTFCIPSLSNIGIVPKEYLYEIKRFTEVVVNSAREHPGNVFLGKQVLIIALFLKTSISQVTNWRQMKLSLQMASNVGHQKQEPDQQEPLHERYTPEVTTNQVEQHTEAPNRAYLTSPTTWAPRTQSQGYHPGSPLEILSNAAEMHDLNKNYTEETDTNKPTDFQKLFNSNDINSFDQDPSGTQSDKSLEMSYWALSDEFWSDLLVPADLNMAGHVSSEPAPKRL; this is translated from the coding sequence ATGTCAAACGTAGAGGACACCTATCATAGTTCCTCAGAAACTCCGGAAATAAAGTCTCCTACTCTGAATGGGACGACTTCAGATACAAAAGGAAATCTTTCAGGTTCCGCCCTCAAGAGAAGAGCTGTTGCCTGCAAGTCATGTCATTCCCTCAAAGTCAAATGCGTTCCGGTAGATGTGAACGATCCTGGAGGTCCCTGTATTCGGTGTGAAAAGGCCAAAAGAGAGTGCAAAATTGATGTTAGTCAactaagaaaaaagaaaaccaaaaaagttgataaACCATCGACTTCCACCACAGAtttagaaaaaaaagtaatCTTTCTGGAGAATGAACTACGGAAGCAAAAGGCCATTAATAGCAAACTGGGCTATCACCCAGGAAATACCGGGTCGATACCGCAAGTTTATCCCATAAATTCACCTCAGCAATTTGGCAACGCAAGTGTTCACAGTGATAACTCTTCAGCAGCATCGCAAAACTATATCCCCCAGCAGCAAAAAGTCTATCTGAATCCCGAAGGAGCCTATCAAGACGAGCTCAATTTACTGGATGATATATATAATGCTGTGGATCGACAAAAGATTTCTGAAGTGCGTTCTCTTGCTGACACTCGGACAAGCTACCTGGAGAATAGGTATAGCAAGGAAAAATACAATGTTATCAAACTGGGCATATTAACTATCGAAGAGGCTGAAGAGAGACTGCATGTCTTTAACACAAAATTGCACAAGAAGTTTCCGTTTGTTGACATACCGTTTTTTGCGTCCATAGACGAGTTTATGAATGAGCAGCCTATTCTGTTTATCACTGTAATGTCGATAACTTCTATGTGtgtttcaaaaagtgtCGATCAGAAACAAATGTACTTGGATCAATTAGCTATCCAAGCCATTACGGCGGAAATTTTAATTATTGGAAAGAAGACATTAGAGTTGTTGAAATCACTATTGTTACTGAACATTTGGTACAATACACCGGAACTGTTTGATCATAGACGATATCACATCTTTAACTCTTTGTGTGAGGTAATGGTCTCAGATTTAGGGTTAACCAACTTGGCAAGTTATTTTTTCAGTGGAGAGGAAGGTATTGTCAAGAAGTCCCAAAGACTAAGCGAGAACGATACGATAGAATGCAGAGCTCTGTTACTAATGGTTTTTTCCACCTCTGTCTGTACATCATTGTTCCTTAGGAGGCCAATTAGAGTTGTTTGGTCTGAATATTTGGAACAATCTTGTGCATTGCTTGAGTCATCTAATGAATCCAAGTATAGGTACATTTCCCTCTATGGGAGATTGAACCACATTCTAGAAAAAATATATCATGCAATTCATTCCCATGAGGATCCTATATCGTCTGAATgctcttcttcaagaataCGGTACACAATTAACCAGGTGCAATTAGAGTTAAACCAGATTAAACTAAAGATCAATAATGATCCTTATCTTGGAATTTATTACTACAGTGTGCAGGCATATTTATACGAGCCAGAGCTACAGAAATTTGCGACTATCCACTCCTTGGTCCAAGGTTCAACACAGTTACCCCATTATGTTGTGAATAGCATCGATCTTTGCGCTCAATCATGTTTTTCGGCTATTCGACTATTTTGTTCCCTTGCCCCAGAGGACGTGGCAGTCTTGCCATTATTCTACTCTTCAAGAGTCATTTACACTTCTGGTATGTTACTCAGGTTGAGATACTTGACGTTCTGCATTCCATCCCTTTCCAATATTGGAATTGTTCCTAAGGAGTATCTTTATGAGATTAAGCGATTCACTGAAGTGGTGGTTAATAGTGCTCGTGAGCATCCAGGTAATGTCTTTTTGGGTAAGCAGGTGTTAATTATTGCGCTGTTTCTCAAGACTTCGATTTCACAGGTTACCAATTGGAGGCAAATGAAGCTGAGCCTGCAAATGGCCTCTAATGTTGGGCACCAGAAACAAGAGCCAGATCAGCAGGAGCCGTTACATGAACGGTATACTCCTGAAGTCACTACCAATCAAGTTGAGCAGCATACTGAAGCTCCTAATAGGGCATATCTGACGTCTCCAACTACATGGGCACCAAGAACTCAATCTCAAGGATACCACCCGGGTTCTCCGTTGGAAATTCTTTCGAACGCTGCAGAGATGCACGATCTAAATAAAAACTATactgaagaaactgataCAAACAAACCAACAGACTTTCAGaagcttttcaacagcAATGATATCAATTCATTTGATCAAGATCCCTCAGGGACGCAGTCGGacaaaagtttggaaatgtcATACTGGGCTCTCAGCGATGAGTTTTGGAGTGACTTACTAGTTCCTGCTGATCTAAACATGGCAGGACATGTTTCATCTGAGCCGGCCCCCAAAAGACTTTAA
- a CDS encoding Subunit of DNA primase, which is required for DNA synthesis and double-strand break repair, which produces MFRQTKRRTLGRRNFEDSKGSHIYAGNAGLKSKELLETVYSNRLSFYSVPPFEEITLDEFEKWALDRLKVLIEIESSHLRNKTMKELESSIKPILEKHLPLSTNTKDVNQLVAERRKDHYSHYILRLAFCRSEDLRNRFVRAESTLFKLRYKMLSSQEQKQFINGLHLPWEAVNEEEKQTHFEQLLAACTVPIRGILSQETNVMVTNDSVRAFCAKEQFLKVPFEFIPDLVSSHSIFMHKGFGYVPQFQQLSLIANQFVSQLAESLQITVRSIPKLDEDDRLLPVLNHISKGYIANEYQSDFKDGDADVGDINAETVQSKSVSQHYPLCMSQLMKGLSQEHHLKYLGRQQLSLFLKGIGLSVDEALKFWSFNFTKGPMNLEQFNKEYRYNFRHNYGLEGGRINYKPWDCHQILSKASPSRDEYHGCPYRDLTSEKLTMELNKMGITDQFDVNTIVDNSSRGDYTNACTKVFELTHKKEIEIATQKTKFDLSLITHPNLYFDRSRKLAKLAEETS; this is translated from the coding sequence ATGTTCAGACAaacgaaaagaagaactCTGGggagaagaaactttgaagattcaAAGGGCTCCCATATCTATGCTGGAAATGCGGGTTTGAAGAGTAAAGAGCTTCTGGAGACCGTTTACTCCAATAGGCTCAGCTTCTATTCAGTTCCACCATTTGAAGAGATAACACTAGACGAGTTTGAAAAGTGGGCTTTGGATCGTTTGAAGGTGTTGATAGAAATTGAATCCAGTCATTTGAGAAACAAAACAATGAAGGAGTTGGAATCAAGTATAAAACCGATATTAGAGAAGCATTTACCTTTGTCCACCAACACTAAAGACGTCAACCAACTCGTTGCCgaaagaaggaaagatCATTATTCCCACTATATTCTTCGACTAGCTTTTTGTAGATCAGAAGATCTCAGAAACAGATTCGTTCGGGCGGAAAGCACGCTTTTCAAGCTCAGATACAAGATGTTATCGTCTCAAGAACAGAAGCAATTTATCAATGGATTGCATCTCCCATGGGAAGCTGTGAACGAGGAAGAAAAACAGACGCATTTTGAGCAGCTGCTGGCAGCTTGTACTGTTCCTATCCGTGGAATCTTATCCCAAGAGACTAACGTCATGGTCACAAATGATTCAGTACGAGCATTTTGTGCCAAAGAACAGTTCTTAAAAGTACCATTTGAGTTCATTCCAGACCTGGTTAGTTCTCACTCTATATTTATGCATAAAGGCTTTGGCTACGTTCCTCAATTCCAACAGCTGTCCCTCATAGCTAATCAATTCGTTAGCCAGTTGGCCGAATCCCTACAGATCACCGTGCGTTCGATTccaaaactggatgaaGACGACCGTCTACTTCCTGTCCTTAATCACATATCCAAGGGATATATCGCCAACGAATACCAATcagatttcaaagatggtGATGCTGACGTTGGTGACATCAATGCCGAGACCGTACAGAGCAAATCTGTCTCTCAGCATTACCCACTATGTATGTCTCAGTTAATGAAGGGACTTAGTCAAGAGCACCACTTGAAGTATCTGGGTAGACAGCAGCTCTCTCTATTTTTGAAAGGTATAGGACTGAGTGTGGATGAAgctttgaagttttggtCGTTTAATTTCACTAAGGGTCCAATGAATCTTGAGCAATTTAACAAAGAGTACAGGTATAACTTTAGGCACAATTATGGTTTGGAAGGTGGTAGAATTAACTACAAGCCCTGGGATTGTCACCaaattctttccaaagcaAGTCCTTCCAGGGATGAATATCATGGATGTCCATACAGAGATCTTACATCTGAGAAGCTGACTATGGAGTTGAATAAGATGGGAATTACAGATCAATTTGATGTGAACACGATAGTTGACAATTCATCCAGAGGAGATTACACTAACGCCTGTACCAAGGTATTTGAGCTTACGCACAAAAAGGAGATTGAAATAGCGACTCAAAAGACAAAGTTTGACCTGTCTTTGATCACACATCCCAATTTATACTTTGACAGGTCTAGAAAGCTTGCCAAACTTGCAGAGGAGACAAGTTAG